In Candidatus Promineifilum breve, one genomic interval encodes:
- a CDS encoding kelch repeat-containing protein, whose protein sequence is MAERGEPLSDRELEVLNRLAVGESNKAIADGLSISPLTVKTHLRNIYTKLGVSTRTEAMTVALQQGVVAVQTADGQATADERPPTTDGGVTSEEKTADDRPQTTVEESPSSVVRRPSSFDAHRWRNLSLALLGLLALLVSIFSFVQWREGALLAPTPEPFAEQTLGDTRWLSSRPLPEARAGRAAAAIGLDVYLIGGESAAGVSDAVAILDTQTRQWRQATAKPTAVSAATAAELFGEIYVPGGATAGGAPTTVVEAYSPAQNAWRRVAPLPQPVAGGLAVVDGGFLFVLGGRDEAGALDTAFIYDPAADNWRPIAPLPAPRADAAGGALLGMIYVVGGRDGEGPQDSCFVYDPAADGWDECPAMLLPRAGAGATVLLNKLYVVGGAAGPEAAHGEVYEPNSRTWTVLDAPPGSGGWTEPGVAHVEARIYALGGHVGESLSDATLIYAPLAYQTFIPAAPSDVEE, encoded by the coding sequence ATGGCCGAACGGGGTGAGCCGCTGAGCGACCGCGAACTGGAGGTGCTGAACCGTCTGGCGGTCGGGGAATCGAATAAGGCCATTGCCGATGGGCTGTCGATCAGCCCGTTGACGGTCAAAACCCACCTGCGCAATATCTACACCAAGTTGGGCGTCTCCACCCGCACCGAGGCGATGACGGTGGCGCTCCAGCAGGGGGTCGTTGCCGTCCAGACCGCGGACGGGCAAGCGACGGCCGACGAGCGACCACCGACCACGGACGGTGGGGTGACGAGTGAAGAGAAGACGGCCGACGACAGACCACAGACCACAGTCGAAGAGTCTCCGTCGTCCGTCGTCCGTCGTCCGTCGTCCTTCGATGCCCACCGCTGGCGCAACCTGAGTCTGGCCCTGCTGGGGCTGCTGGCGCTGTTGGTGAGTATTTTTTCCTTTGTCCAATGGCGCGAAGGGGCGTTGTTAGCGCCGACGCCTGAGCCGTTTGCCGAGCAGACGCTGGGCGACACGCGCTGGCTGAGCAGCCGGCCGCTGCCGGAGGCGCGCGCCGGGCGGGCGGCGGCGGCCATCGGGCTGGACGTCTATCTCATCGGTGGCGAATCGGCCGCGGGGGTCAGCGATGCCGTGGCTATCCTCGATACTCAGACCCGCCAATGGCGACAGGCCACGGCCAAGCCGACGGCGGTCAGCGCGGCCACGGCCGCCGAGCTTTTCGGCGAGATTTACGTGCCCGGCGGGGCCACGGCCGGCGGCGCACCGACGACGGTGGTGGAAGCCTATAGCCCGGCGCAAAACGCCTGGCGGCGCGTGGCCCCACTGCCCCAGCCGGTGGCCGGCGGCCTGGCCGTGGTCGATGGCGGCTTCCTCTTCGTGTTGGGCGGCCGGGACGAGGCGGGCGCGCTGGACACGGCTTTTATCTACGACCCGGCCGCGGATAACTGGCGGCCCATTGCCCCCCTGCCCGCGCCGCGCGCCGATGCCGCCGGCGGCGCACTATTGGGCATGATCTACGTCGTGGGCGGCCGCGACGGCGAGGGGCCACAGGACAGTTGCTTCGTCTATGACCCGGCGGCCGACGGCTGGGACGAATGCCCGGCCATGCTCCTGCCACGCGCCGGGGCCGGGGCCACTGTCCTGCTGAACAAGCTCTACGTCGTCGGCGGCGCGGCCGGGCCGGAAGCGGCTCATGGCGAGGTCTACGAGCCGAACAGCCGCACGTGGACGGTGCTCGACGCCCCGCCCGGCAGCGGCGGCTGGACGGAACCGGGCGTGGCCCACGTGGAAGCGCGCATCTATGCCCTGGGCGGCCACGTCGGCGAGTCGCTGAGCGATGCCACGCTCATCTATGCGCCCCTGGCCTATCAGACGTTTATCCCCGCCGCGCCGTCGGATGTTGAGGAATAG
- a CDS encoding L,D-transpeptidase family protein has product MTNPTPSINKLISDARRAIEAGRPDEARPLLRQAAHLAPDDSRPWLLLAGIAESPRERRTYLAQARRLDANSRPAAAPVAAPPSRPRPASRPRRSLWAGVALLLLLVLAAGALLALTPAGRTMLGSVVGRVSALAGVGGVVPLEPTAANPLPTAPAATAAPLAVASSIAALPPPTEPPVFPTKGVMPGGQPLPTWTPTSEPTPTLAPTMTPSPSPEPSPTPEPIPLSSGAPAPRPPGVAEGERWINVNLTSQVLVAYEGDTPVYETLVSSGLPMWPTVTGQFRTYMKYESQTMNGYLLGYDYFLPDVPYVMYFFEDYAIHGTYWHSNFGTPMSHGCVNVSTPDAGWLFNWAPVGTVVNVHY; this is encoded by the coding sequence ATGACCAATCCAACTCCCTCCATCAATAAACTGATCAGCGACGCGCGGCGGGCCATCGAGGCCGGCCGCCCCGACGAGGCCCGGCCGCTGCTGCGCCAGGCGGCCCATCTGGCCCCAGACGATTCGCGCCCCTGGCTCTTGCTGGCCGGGATAGCCGAATCGCCGCGCGAACGGCGCACCTATCTGGCCCAGGCGCGCCGGCTGGATGCCAACAGCCGCCCGGCGGCCGCCCCGGTTGCCGCGCCGCCCAGCCGGCCCCGCCCGGCAAGCCGGCCCCGACGCTCGCTGTGGGCCGGGGTGGCGCTGCTGTTGTTGCTCGTGCTGGCGGCCGGGGCACTGCTGGCCCTCACGCCCGCCGGCCGGACGATGTTGGGTAGCGTCGTCGGGCGCGTGTCGGCCCTGGCCGGTGTCGGCGGGGTTGTGCCGCTGGAACCGACGGCCGCCAACCCTCTACCGACCGCGCCGGCCGCCACCGCCGCCCCCCTGGCCGTCGCCTCGTCCATCGCCGCCTTGCCGCCGCCGACCGAGCCACCCGTCTTCCCCACCAAGGGGGTGATGCCCGGCGGCCAACCGCTGCCGACCTGGACGCCGACTTCCGAGCCGACGCCGACGCTGGCCCCCACGATGACCCCCAGCCCATCGCCCGAACCCAGCCCCACGCCGGAGCCGATCCCGCTGTCGTCGGGCGCGCCCGCGCCGCGGCCGCCGGGCGTGGCCGAGGGGGAGCGGTGGATCAACGTCAACCTGACGTCACAGGTGTTGGTGGCCTACGAGGGGGACACGCCGGTGTACGAGACGCTGGTCAGCAGCGGCCTGCCCATGTGGCCGACGGTAACCGGCCAGTTCCGCACCTACATGAAATACGAAAGCCAGACGATGAACGGCTATCTGCTGGGCTACGACTATTTCCTGCCCGACGTGCCCTACGTGATGTATTTCTTCGAGGATTACGCCATCCACGGCACCTATTGGCACAGCAATTTCGGCACGCCGATGAGTCACGGTTGCGTCAACGTCAGCACGCCCGACGCGGGCTGGTTGTTCAACTGGGCGCCGGTCGGTACGGTCGTTAACGTTCATTATTAG
- a CDS encoding adenylosuccinate synthase, translated as MPLNIIIGAQWGDEGKGHITDRLAHDAAVVARYSGGDNAGHTVTIAGEIFKLHLIPSGIIHPGVLCLIGNGTVVNPAVLLREMDALAARGVDVSPERLKLSGGAHLITPAHIALDQAHERARGKEAIGTTMRGIGPTYTDKARREGLRAELFADHDALAEALMAHVAAKNEALVGGYGEAALDGAAVAAEFAAHARRLAPHLVDGPLLVDEALRRGAMVLAEGAQGTLLDIDHGTYPFVTSSSPTAGGALTGLGVGPREVDRVIGVAKAFTTRVGSGPFPTELDGAAATRLRGTGEKPWDEFGTTTGRPRRVGWLDLPILRHARRVNSLSELVLTKLDILSGLDEIPVCVVYELDGRRVESFPHDLRALARCRPIYEMLPGWAEDVTETRRPGDLPDAARRYVDFVAAGAGAPVSYVSVGPGREQFIVM; from the coding sequence ATGCCGCTCAATATCATCATCGGGGCGCAATGGGGCGACGAAGGCAAGGGCCACATCACCGACCGGCTGGCCCATGACGCGGCCGTGGTTGCCCGCTATAGCGGCGGCGACAACGCCGGCCACACCGTCACCATTGCCGGCGAAATCTTCAAGCTCCATCTTATCCCGTCGGGCATTATCCACCCCGGCGTGCTGTGCCTCATCGGCAACGGCACGGTGGTAAACCCGGCCGTGCTGCTGCGCGAGATGGACGCCCTGGCGGCGCGCGGCGTGGACGTATCGCCGGAGCGGCTGAAGCTGAGCGGCGGGGCGCACCTCATCACCCCGGCCCACATCGCGCTGGATCAGGCCCACGAGCGGGCGCGGGGCAAGGAAGCCATCGGCACCACGATGCGCGGCATCGGCCCGACCTACACCGACAAGGCCCGGCGCGAAGGGCTGCGGGCGGAACTATTCGCCGACCACGACGCGTTGGCCGAGGCCCTCATGGCCCACGTGGCGGCCAAGAACGAGGCGCTGGTGGGCGGCTATGGCGAGGCGGCGCTGGACGGCGCGGCCGTGGCCGCCGAGTTCGCCGCCCACGCCCGCCGGCTGGCTCCCCATCTGGTCGATGGGCCGCTGCTGGTCGACGAGGCCTTGCGGCGCGGCGCGATGGTGCTGGCCGAGGGAGCGCAGGGCACGCTGCTCGACATCGACCACGGGACGTATCCGTTCGTCACCTCGTCCTCGCCCACGGCCGGCGGCGCGCTGACCGGTCTGGGCGTGGGGCCGCGCGAGGTTGACCGGGTGATCGGCGTCGCCAAAGCCTTCACGACGCGGGTGGGCAGCGGGCCGTTTCCCACCGAACTGGATGGGGCGGCAGCGACCCGGCTGCGCGGCACGGGCGAGAAACCCTGGGACGAATTCGGCACGACGACCGGCCGGCCGCGGCGCGTGGGTTGGCTCGATTTGCCCATCCTGCGCCACGCGCGGCGGGTGAACAGCCTGTCGGAACTGGTGCTGACCAAGCTCGACATCCTCAGCGGGTTGGACGAAATTCCGGTGTGCGTGGTCTACGAGCTGGATGGGCGGCGGGTGGAATCATTTCCGCACGATCTGCGGGCGCTGGCCCGTTGCCGCCCGATCTATGAGATGCTGCCCGGCTGGGCCGAGGACGTGACCGAAACGCGCCGGCCGGGCGATTTGCCCGACGCGGCGCGGCGGTACGTGGATTTTGTGGCCGCGGGGGCGGGCGCGCCGGTCAGCTACGTCTCGGTGGGGCCGGGCCGCGAGCAGTTCATCGTGATGTAG
- a CDS encoding N-acetylmuramoyl-L-alanine amidase family protein: MRFIGRNLALLAFLAISAAAMLGAYFYFSPTSGVAEVVAAGSSAGSLSAPFVKPVPPKPITQRLTQSPGPLRIGIISGHKGNDSGAVCADGLTEAEVNENIAVRVVSALQTRGIAADLLGEFDPRLDGYVATALVSIHADSCDPINELATGYKLAGSGFTDSSALSICVEDAYRQATQMSYHANTVTIDMTDYQAFRRIAVGVPAIIIEVGFLNLDRALLTGQPDRVAGGITAGIYCFLDQARSGVTVSPAALPGAAAPPGGDGQ; encoded by the coding sequence ATGCGCTTTATCGGCCGCAATCTGGCTCTGCTCGCCTTTCTGGCGATCTCGGCCGCGGCCATGCTGGGCGCATACTTCTACTTCAGCCCCACCAGCGGCGTGGCCGAGGTGGTGGCCGCGGGCAGTTCGGCCGGGTCGCTCTCGGCCCCCTTCGTCAAGCCGGTGCCGCCCAAGCCCATCACCCAGCGGCTGACCCAAAGCCCCGGCCCGTTGCGCATCGGCATCATCTCCGGCCACAAGGGCAACGACTCCGGTGCTGTTTGCGCCGACGGCCTGACCGAAGCTGAGGTCAACGAGAATATCGCCGTGCGCGTCGTCTCCGCCCTGCAAACACGGGGCATCGCCGCCGACCTGTTGGGCGAATTCGACCCCCGGCTGGACGGCTACGTCGCCACGGCCCTGGTGTCGATCCATGCCGACTCGTGCGACCCCATCAACGAACTGGCGACCGGCTACAAGTTGGCTGGCTCCGGTTTCACCGATTCCTCGGCGCTATCCATTTGTGTCGAGGACGCCTATCGCCAGGCGACCCAGATGAGCTATCACGCCAACACCGTCACCATCGATATGACCGACTACCAGGCTTTCCGCCGGATCGCGGTCGGCGTGCCGGCGATCATCATCGAGGTCGGCTTTTTGAATCTGGATCGGGCGCTGCTGACCGGCCAGCCCGATCGCGTGGCCGGGGGCATCACCGCCGGCATCTACTGTTTTCTCGATCAGGCCCGCAGCGGCGTCACCGTCTCCCCGGCGGCGCTGCCCGGAGCGGCCGCCCCGCCGGGAGGCGACGGCCAATAG
- a CDS encoding glycosyltransferase, with protein MRVLMLSKACLVGAYQTKLEAIARLPGVALTAIVPPSWDDPDGRVTLERRYTEGYELLVDPIRFNGRYHTYYFPRLPQRLAQLRPDIVHIDEEPYNLATWLALRAARAAGAKTLFFSWQNIARSYPLPFSLMERQVLAGVDYAIMGNQEAVGVWQSKGYAGPYQVIPQFGVDPDLFAPPPTRDPGRAFIIGSANRRLAPEKGVDLLLRAAAELPGVWRLHVAGEGPALPSLRRLADELGIAARVHFDGPIPSTQVPAYLRELDALVLTSRTLPSWKEQFGRVLVEAMACGVPVIGSRSGEIPHVIGDAGLTVPEEDIDALRNGLLQLMQDDALRRELSRRGRQRVLERFTQAQIAAATVDVYRRMLPRSEEK; from the coding sequence ATGCGCGTGCTCATGCTCTCCAAGGCCTGCCTCGTGGGGGCCTACCAGACCAAGCTGGAAGCCATCGCCCGTTTGCCGGGCGTGGCGTTGACGGCCATCGTGCCGCCGTCGTGGGACGACCCCGACGGCCGCGTGACGCTGGAACGGCGCTACACCGAGGGCTACGAGCTGCTGGTCGATCCCATCCGCTTCAACGGCCGCTACCACACCTATTACTTTCCCCGACTGCCGCAGCGGCTGGCCCAGTTGCGCCCCGACATCGTCCACATCGATGAGGAGCCGTATAACCTGGCGACGTGGCTGGCGCTGCGGGCGGCGCGCGCCGCCGGGGCCAAAACGCTCTTTTTCAGTTGGCAGAATATCGCTCGCTCCTACCCGCTGCCGTTTAGCCTGATGGAGCGGCAGGTGTTGGCCGGGGTGGATTACGCCATCATGGGCAATCAGGAGGCGGTGGGCGTGTGGCAGTCGAAGGGCTACGCCGGCCCCTACCAGGTGATCCCGCAATTCGGCGTCGATCCCGATCTGTTCGCGCCGCCGCCCACGCGCGACCCCGGCCGGGCCTTCATCATCGGCTCGGCCAACCGGCGGCTGGCCCCGGAAAAGGGGGTCGATCTGTTGCTGCGGGCGGCGGCCGAGCTGCCCGGCGTGTGGCGGCTCCACGTGGCCGGCGAAGGCCCGGCGCTGCCGTCGTTGCGCCGCCTGGCCGATGAGTTGGGCATCGCCGCCCGCGTCCACTTCGACGGCCCCATCCCCTCGACGCAGGTGCCGGCCTATCTGCGCGAACTGGACGCGCTGGTGCTCACCTCGCGGACGCTGCCCAGCTGGAAGGAACAGTTCGGCCGGGTGCTGGTGGAGGCGATGGCCTGCGGTGTGCCGGTCATCGGCTCACGTTCCGGCGAGATTCCCCACGTCATCGGCGACGCGGGCCTTACTGTTCCAGAAGAGGATATAGACGCGCTTCGGAATGGCCTGCTACAATTGATGCAGGATGACGCGCTGCGCCGCGAGTTGAGCCGGCGCGGCCGACAACGGGTGCTGGAGCGCTTCACCCAGGCGCAGATCGCCGCCGCTACGGTGGACGTCTATCGGCGTATGCTGCCCCGTTCCGAAGAGAAATGA
- a CDS encoding PRC-barrel domain-containing protein produces MRLGKDLINKPIYSIDEGKLLGKVQDIYVDPNFEVLLGLFLGSQGLVRRKSELIRAGDVVVYGPDAVLVKNSNVITDDSALPAAKGWFRRDKLAGREADTPGGTRLGMIGDVIVDPHGSITGFALSKAYVEGPLAEKRVISRSVIIDTGQEDGRMTVDLARLEASLLDAEAVPMAVETVADIPITKIVEEELPAEPPTEL; encoded by the coding sequence ATGCGTCTAGGAAAAGATTTAATCAACAAACCGATTTACTCCATCGATGAAGGCAAGCTGCTGGGGAAGGTGCAGGACATCTACGTTGACCCCAACTTCGAGGTCTTGCTGGGCCTATTTCTGGGTTCGCAGGGCCTGGTGCGCCGCAAGTCGGAATTGATCCGCGCCGGGGACGTGGTCGTCTATGGCCCCGATGCCGTGCTGGTGAAAAACAGCAACGTCATCACCGACGACAGCGCGTTGCCGGCCGCCAAGGGCTGGTTCCGCCGCGACAAGCTGGCCGGCCGCGAGGCCGACACCCCCGGCGGCACACGCCTGGGCATGATCGGCGACGTCATCGTCGATCCCCACGGCAGCATCACCGGCTTTGCCCTCTCCAAGGCTTACGTCGAGGGGCCGCTGGCCGAGAAGCGTGTCATCAGCCGCAGCGTCATCATCGACACCGGTCAGGAAGATGGCCGCATGACGGTCGATCTGGCCCGGCTGGAGGCCTCGCTGCTCGACGCCGAGGCCGTGCCGATGGCTGTCGAGACGGTGGCCGATATTCCGATCACCAAGATCGTCGAAGAAGAGCTACCGGCCGAGCCGCCCACCGAACTCTGA